The following are from one region of the Phycisphaerae bacterium genome:
- a CDS encoding IPTL-CTERM sorting domain-containing protein: MTITSCFKQPHLLMFIAAIVMASSSDKVHANKGKCARMWVTNLHYNCAPAGANCGGNCTCKDVAGNIWRDCYCLAPGVTSSGDKCEGSGSWRVVVTAGVVAPNSTASFELQPAGGNVLEIVDHANILPDGTFSASQTLTGPTEFAGTFQLSFGSGPPDQIPVEIVQLNLTAASITFLGNPTGPNSVTAGPSTSSVQGNFDSTTGIIQFDDPVPAIGTNNLFPSGREILLRPALAPNGPDYDLLPSAAVVFAESVPTTSEWGLAAMALLVLSAATALFVGRRIFRTGKPAA, from the coding sequence ATGACAATCACCTCATGCTTCAAGCAGCCGCATTTGCTGATGTTCATCGCGGCAATCGTAATGGCATCGTCGAGCGACAAAGTCCACGCCAATAAAGGCAAATGTGCCCGAATGTGGGTAACCAACCTTCACTACAATTGCGCTCCGGCAGGGGCAAATTGCGGAGGGAATTGCACGTGCAAGGATGTCGCCGGAAACATTTGGAGAGACTGCTATTGCCTTGCACCGGGCGTTACCAGCAGCGGTGATAAATGTGAGGGAAGCGGAAGCTGGCGGGTCGTCGTCACTGCGGGAGTGGTCGCGCCCAATTCCACGGCGTCATTCGAATTGCAGCCGGCCGGCGGCAACGTGCTCGAGATTGTTGACCACGCCAACATCCTTCCCGACGGAACGTTCTCCGCATCGCAGACACTTACGGGTCCCACGGAGTTTGCAGGAACATTTCAACTATCCTTCGGATCCGGTCCGCCCGATCAGATCCCGGTCGAGATCGTGCAGCTGAATCTGACCGCGGCCTCCATAACGTTCTTGGGGAACCCGACGGGGCCGAATTCGGTAACTGCGGGTCCGTCGACGTCGAGCGTCCAGGGGAATTTCGATTCCACAACGGGAATAATCCAGTTTGACGATCCGGTCCCGGCCATTGGCACGAATAATCTGTTCCCATCGGGGAGGGAAATCCTCTTGCGCCCAGCCTTAGCGCCCAATGGTCCTGACTACGACCTCTTGCCGTCGGCGGCCGTCGTGTTTGCTGAATCTGTCCCCACGACTTCGGAATGGGGGCTGGCTGCGATGGCGCTTCTCGTCCTGAGCGCCGCCACGGCACTTTTCGTTGGCAGGCGCATTTTCCGCACAGGGAAGCCGGCGGCCTAG